In Amyelois transitella isolate CPQ chromosome 13, ilAmyTran1.1, whole genome shotgun sequence, a genomic segment contains:
- the LOC106133168 gene encoding protein halfway isoform X1, giving the protein MKRSRFQFFDVTVWLLVFYLSLHVPVTETRVDDFEQQAQAREQPPASTQRPEPPNQYLNHGKCFHMPREKCPPPAGTCTRVTSTSVFCCDLDSGRLKEHLYTTMNQNTTNLHILNATIDELDVSQAVFRRLKSMALTDGNIGKIVDSEEEAFPWSKYGSQFPKYSALACLNISNNNLTSAKLQPSIQRPFAYLFNLTVLDASANNLTEFPLSLVQSNRKIMVDLSGNRYLRCKHFQKAMETTTNTTSLVTFLNYNDTYCALDLEFNWFKDVKIVQIDHLRIQKELNVSCSKIKPANINCTCIRERLELMGDDVTNLVGVDCSQRHLTVMPTDLPPNTVKLNVSYNNITSLQTVGDDPTYEHLRQLIVDYNDIENIVELEGTKFIENFILFSIGYNKLKTIHTYILSNRFDTTVPTFSIAGNHIPCDCNTEKMLKPWLQENLKNIPDYKLLMCTNNMGPVVDLVESHVCHTPRDWTDYIYYIIGLEVLVLVLLISKVSYDYWIFKTAGYLPWPANKMPRLPCDWLCE; this is encoded by the exons GTAACTGTTTGGCTGCTCGTGTTCTACCTGTCCCTACATGTCCCGGTCACGGAGACAAGGGTAGACGACTTTGAACAACAGGCGCAAGCCAGAGAg CAACCCCCCGCGTCAACCCAGCGCCCGGAGCCGCCGAACCAGTACTTGAACCACGGCAAATGTTTCCACATGCCCCGGGAAAAGTGTCCCCCCCCTGCCGGCACCTGCACGCGGGTCACCTCCACCTCGGTGTTCTGCTGCGACCTGGACAGCGGCAGGCTGAAGGAACACCTGTACACAACTA TGAACCAAAACACCACCAATCTCCACATCCTGAACGCTACAATCGACGAGCTGGACGTCTCCCAAGCCGTCTTCAGAAGACTAAAGTCCATGGCTCTCACTGATGGGAACATTGGGAAGATAGTCG ACAGCGAGGAGGAGGCATTTCCCTGGAGCAAATACGGAA GTCAATTCCCGAAGTACTCAGCGCTGGCTTGCCTGAACATCTCCAACAACAACCTGACGAGCGCCAAACTCCAGCCCTCCATCCAGCGGCCCTTCGCTTACCTCTTCAACCTGACAGTACTGGACGCTTCTGCCAATAACCTGACCGAATTCCCGCTGAGTCTGGTGCAGAGTAACAGGAAGATTATGGTGGACTTATCAG GCAACAGATACCTTCGCTGCAAGCATTTCCAGAAGGCCATGGAGACCACCACCAACACAACATCCCTGGTCACGTTCCTCAATTACAACGACACGTACTGCGCCTTGGACCTGGAATTCAACTGGTTCAAGGACGTGAAGATTGTGCAGATCGACCATCTCAGGATACAGAAGGAG CTAAACGTCAGCTGCAGCAAAATAAAGCCTGCCAACATCAACTGCACCTGCATCAGGGAGCGGCTGGAGCTGATGGGGGACGACGTCACGAACCTGGTGGGGGTGGACTGTTCCCAGCGCCATCTAACGGTGATGCCCACGGACCTACCGCCTAATACCGTCAAACTGAACGTTTCTTACAATAAT ATAACCTCTCTTCAGACGGTGGGTGACGATCCCACTTACGAGCACCTCCGGCAGCTGATCGTGGACTACAACGACATAGAGAATATAGTGGAACTGGAAGGCACCAAGTTCATAGAGAATTTCATATTGTTCTCTATTGGCTACAATAAACTAAAGACC ATACACACGTACATTTTGTCTAACCGCTTCGACACGACTGTGCCCACGTTCTCCATCGCGGGGAACCACATACCCTGCGACTGCAACACTGAGAAGATGCTCAAG CCGTGGCTAcaagaaaacttaaaaaacatACCCGATTACAAATTACTAATGTGTACCAACAACATGGGCCCAGTGGTGGACCTTGTGGAGTCCCACGTCTGTCACACCCCCCGGGACTGGACCGACTACATCTACTACATCATAGGCCTGGAGGTCCTCGTGTTGGTCCTGCTGATAAGCAAAGTGTCGTATGACTACTGGATTTTCAAGACAGCTGGTTATTTACCGTGGCCGGCGAATAAAATGCCAAGGCTGCCTTGTGATTGGCTGTGCGAGTGA
- the LOC106133168 gene encoding protein halfway isoform X2 produces the protein MKRSRFQFFDVTVWLLVFYLSLHVPVTETRVDDFEQQAQAREQPPASTQRPEPPNQYLNHGKCFHMPREKCPPPAGTCTRVTSTSVFCCDLDSGRLKEHLYTTMNQNTTNLHILNATIDELDVSQAVFRRLKSMALTDGNIGKIVGQFPKYSALACLNISNNNLTSAKLQPSIQRPFAYLFNLTVLDASANNLTEFPLSLVQSNRKIMVDLSGNRYLRCKHFQKAMETTTNTTSLVTFLNYNDTYCALDLEFNWFKDVKIVQIDHLRIQKELNVSCSKIKPANINCTCIRERLELMGDDVTNLVGVDCSQRHLTVMPTDLPPNTVKLNVSYNNITSLQTVGDDPTYEHLRQLIVDYNDIENIVELEGTKFIENFILFSIGYNKLKTIHTYILSNRFDTTVPTFSIAGNHIPCDCNTEKMLKPWLQENLKNIPDYKLLMCTNNMGPVVDLVESHVCHTPRDWTDYIYYIIGLEVLVLVLLISKVSYDYWIFKTAGYLPWPANKMPRLPCDWLCE, from the exons GTAACTGTTTGGCTGCTCGTGTTCTACCTGTCCCTACATGTCCCGGTCACGGAGACAAGGGTAGACGACTTTGAACAACAGGCGCAAGCCAGAGAg CAACCCCCCGCGTCAACCCAGCGCCCGGAGCCGCCGAACCAGTACTTGAACCACGGCAAATGTTTCCACATGCCCCGGGAAAAGTGTCCCCCCCCTGCCGGCACCTGCACGCGGGTCACCTCCACCTCGGTGTTCTGCTGCGACCTGGACAGCGGCAGGCTGAAGGAACACCTGTACACAACTA TGAACCAAAACACCACCAATCTCCACATCCTGAACGCTACAATCGACGAGCTGGACGTCTCCCAAGCCGTCTTCAGAAGACTAAAGTCCATGGCTCTCACTGATGGGAACATTGGGAAGATAGTCG GTCAATTCCCGAAGTACTCAGCGCTGGCTTGCCTGAACATCTCCAACAACAACCTGACGAGCGCCAAACTCCAGCCCTCCATCCAGCGGCCCTTCGCTTACCTCTTCAACCTGACAGTACTGGACGCTTCTGCCAATAACCTGACCGAATTCCCGCTGAGTCTGGTGCAGAGTAACAGGAAGATTATGGTGGACTTATCAG GCAACAGATACCTTCGCTGCAAGCATTTCCAGAAGGCCATGGAGACCACCACCAACACAACATCCCTGGTCACGTTCCTCAATTACAACGACACGTACTGCGCCTTGGACCTGGAATTCAACTGGTTCAAGGACGTGAAGATTGTGCAGATCGACCATCTCAGGATACAGAAGGAG CTAAACGTCAGCTGCAGCAAAATAAAGCCTGCCAACATCAACTGCACCTGCATCAGGGAGCGGCTGGAGCTGATGGGGGACGACGTCACGAACCTGGTGGGGGTGGACTGTTCCCAGCGCCATCTAACGGTGATGCCCACGGACCTACCGCCTAATACCGTCAAACTGAACGTTTCTTACAATAAT ATAACCTCTCTTCAGACGGTGGGTGACGATCCCACTTACGAGCACCTCCGGCAGCTGATCGTGGACTACAACGACATAGAGAATATAGTGGAACTGGAAGGCACCAAGTTCATAGAGAATTTCATATTGTTCTCTATTGGCTACAATAAACTAAAGACC ATACACACGTACATTTTGTCTAACCGCTTCGACACGACTGTGCCCACGTTCTCCATCGCGGGGAACCACATACCCTGCGACTGCAACACTGAGAAGATGCTCAAG CCGTGGCTAcaagaaaacttaaaaaacatACCCGATTACAAATTACTAATGTGTACCAACAACATGGGCCCAGTGGTGGACCTTGTGGAGTCCCACGTCTGTCACACCCCCCGGGACTGGACCGACTACATCTACTACATCATAGGCCTGGAGGTCCTCGTGTTGGTCCTGCTGATAAGCAAAGTGTCGTATGACTACTGGATTTTCAAGACAGCTGGTTATTTACCGTGGCCGGCGAATAAAATGCCAAGGCTGCCTTGTGATTGGCTGTGCGAGTGA